The Thermasporomyces composti region GGGCTCGGCGGGCTCGCCGTCGCCGCTCGGCTCGCGAAGAACGGACACCAGGTCACGCTGGTGGAGCGCGCCACCCGGCTGGGTGGCCAGATCACGCGCCGGACAGGTGTCGGCCCAGCCGAGGGCTTCCAGTGGGACGCGGGGCCCGCGGAGATGACGTTGCCGACCACCATCCGCGACCTGTTCCGCAAGTCCGGACGGCCACTGGAGAGAGTCCTCGACCTCCACCTGGTGACCGACCCTCGACGCCACGTGTTCTCGGACGGCACGGTCCTCGACCTGCCCACCCAGAGCCGGGCCGACCAACGACGCGCGCTCTCCGAGACGCTGGGCGCGGCGACCGCGGACGCGTGGGAGGCGACCGTCGACGGTTTGACCGCGACGTGGGAGCTGCTCCGCACCCGCGTCCTGGAGGTCCCCTTCGCGGGAGCGCGACGTCTCGGCCCTCGAGCACTGCGCCGTCTGGCGTTCGGGACGTCGCTTTCCACCTTCGCCGGTCGCGCACTCCCCGATCCACGCGCGCGGCGCGTCCTGGAGTACACGGCCGTCGGTGTCGGCTCCGAGCCGCGGCTGGCTCCGGCGCTCACCGCGGTCCACGCCTACGTCGAGCGGACCTTCGGGCTCTGGCGCTGCCCCGGGGGCTTCGCCCGGCTGGCCGACGCCCTCGCCGACCGAGTCCGGGAACGCGGTGTCGACCTTCGGCTGGGGAGCGCGGTCGTGGCCATCGAGACCAACGAGGCCGCCGTCACAGGTGTCCGACTGTCAGACGGCAGCCGGCTTGCGGCTGAGGTGGTCGTGTGCGACATCGACGTGCGCGACGTGGTCTCCCGGCTGTCGCCGAGCGCTCCTCGGGCGCTGCGGCGAGCCGCTCGACGGCTCCGTCCCGGGCGAGCACTTCGCCTCGTCCACCTCGGCCTGCGAGGCGAGGCCGAGGACCTCCCCCACGAGACCGTCGTCCACGGCGCGGAGGCGACCGTCGTCGTGCGGGCGCCACGCGACCCCGCTCTCGCGCCGCCGGGCCATCGCGCGGTCACCCTCGTGGTGCCCGACGGGGCGTTGGCCGGCGAGGACGTCCTCCGGTGGCTCGCCCGGTACGGCGTCGACCTCCGCGACCGGGTCGCGGTCCGTCTCGACGACGAGTCCCGTCCATGGGGGCCGACCTGGCGGGGGCCGTGGCGTGGCCTGGGCGTCGCGCGCAACGCCACACCGGTTCGAGGACTGTTCCTCGTCGGCGACACCGCGCACCCGGGGCCGGGCGTGCCCGCGGTGCTGCTCGGAGCCGCCGCCACCGTGCGGATGATCGACGAGACGTTCGGGCGGCCGCCTCGATGAGGCACCTGCCGGGGTCAGCGAGCCGCGCGGACTCCGGCGATGTTGGCGTAGATCTCCCGCGTGGCTGTCGAACGGTTGAGCGTGTAGAAGTGCAGGCCAGGCGCGCCGCCAGCGAGCAACTTGAGGCAGAGCTCGGTCGCCACCTCCACACCGATCGCACGGACCGCCGCGGGGTCGTCCTCCACGGCGAGCAGCCGCTCGGCCAAGTCGGCGGGGAACTCCGCGCCGGACAGGAGGGCCATGCGCTCGATTTGGCGAACGTTCGTGACCGGCATGATCCCAGGGATGATCGGGATGTCGCAGCCGTAGCGGCTAGCCCGCTCGACCAGCGCGAAGTAGTCGTCGGCGTCGAAGAAGAACTGGGTGATGGCGAAGTCCGCGCCCGCCTTGGCCTTGCGGGCGAGGTACCGCGCGTCGGCCTCCAGGCTCTCGGCCTCCGGGTGCCCTTCGGGGAACGCCGCCACGCCCACGCAGAAGTCCCCCAGCTGCCGGATCAGCGCGACCAGCTCCTCTGCGTGGTCGAAGCCGTCGGGATGACGGACCCATGGCTGCCCCGGTCCACCTGGAGGGTCCCCGCGGAGAGCGAGGATGTTGCGCACGCCGGCGTCGGCGTACGCGCCGACGACCGAGCGCAGCTCGGCGCGGGAGTGACCGACGCACGTCAGGTGTGCCACCGGGTTGAGGGTGGTCTCGGCGGCGATCCGGCCGGTGATCCGCACCGTACGGTCCCGGTTGGACCCGCCGGCACCGTACGTCACCGACACGAAGGTGGGCGAGAGACCTTCCAGCTCCCGGATGGTCCGCCACAGCTGACGCTCGCCCTCGTCGCTCTTCGGCGGGAAGAACTCGAACGAGTACGACACCGCACCGCCCGCGAGCAGCTCACGGACCGTCGGGGGAGCGGCGAGCCTCGTGGAAGGTCGTCGGGGTGCCATGCGGCCCAGGCTACTGGGACGGACGGCCCCGCGGTCTAGGCTGGCGGGCGTGCCGAGCATCAAGCGCACCCAGGACGACACCGCCGAGCACGGGAGCGCGGGGGCCGGTGGCGCCGGCCTGGATCTCGCGCCGCTGCGCGCCGCTGTCGATCGCGCCTTGGACGAGTTCCTTCGCGGCAAGGCGGCCGAGCTGCGCGCCATCGACCCCGAGCTCGACGCCCAGGTGACGACCGTCGTCGAGTTCGTCGCGGGCGGCAAGCGGCTGCGTCCCGCGTTCTGCTACTGGGGTTGGCGCGGCGCCGCCGGCGACCCCGACGATCCCCGCGTCGTGGTCGCCGCCGCGGCGTTGGAGCTTCTTCAAGCGGCGGCGATCGTTCACGACGACGTGATGGACGCCTCCGACACCCGCCGCGGCAGGCCCTCCGTGCACCGGCAGTTCGCCACGCTGCACACGACACGGGGATGGGTCGGTCCGGCCGAGCGGTTCGGGCTCGGTGGGGCGCTCCTCCTCGGCGACCTGTGCCTGTGCTGGTCCGACGAGATGCTGCGCGGCTGCGGGCTCGCGCCCGACCGCCTGCTCGCCGGATTGGCGTACTTCGACACGATGCGCACCGAGGTGATGGCCGGGCAGTACCTGGACCTGGTGAGCCAGGCCTCCAACACCGCCTCGCTGGACCGAGCGATGCGAGTGGTGCGGTTCAAGAGCGCCAAGTACACCGTGGAGCGTCCGCTCCACCTCGGCGGGGTGCTGGCCGGCGCGAGCCCCGAGCTGCTCGAGGCGTACTCCGCCTACGGCATTCCCCTCGGCGAGGCGTTCCAGCTGCGCGACGACATCCTGGGCGTGTTCGGCGATCCCGCCGTCACCGGCAAGCCCGCCGGCGACGACCTGCGCGAGGGCAAGCAGACCGTGCTCGTCGCCAAGACCCTCGAAGCAGCCAGTGACCTGGAGCGGGAGCGGTTTCAGGCCAGGTTCGGTCGGCGCGACCTCGACGACGACGGGGTCGCGGAGCTGCGCGAGCTGATCGTCTCCACAGGCGCGCTCGACGCGGTGGAGGGCATGATCGCCGAGCTCACGACCACGGCGGAGGAGGCGCTGGCGAAGGCGCCGCTCGCCGACGACGCGCTCCGTGCCGAGTTCGCCGCCTTGGCCCAGCTCGCCACGCAGCGCACGGTCTAGCGTCGACCTCGGCCGGCTTCGACGCCACCTCGTGGCTAGATCGGCGGCCCGCGTCGACCGCCCTCGTCGCAGGCCGGCCGGAGCCCAGGCCCGCCCACTCTCATTCGGGGACCAGCGAGGGAACGTCGAGCGCTGGCCCGGTGCCGACGAGCAGGACCACGAAGGGCCCGCCGAGCGAGCGAGCCGCCCGGCCGGTGAACGCCTCGATGGCCAGGCGCGCCGCTTCGGGGTTGAGCTCGGCGAGGCCCGCCCAGCCGTCCCACACGACGAGGACCCCGAAGTCATCGCGGACCTCAGCGAGGTACGCCGTCAACGACTCCAGACCTCGGCCGAGGTAGGCCGGCAGGCCGAAGGTCTTCGCGACCGCGTCGAGCAACCCCGCCTTGTCGACCACGGTCGTCGTGTCGAGGTAGATGAACCTCCAGCCGGCCTCCCCCACGACGGCCTGGATCCGGTCGGTCGCCGGCGCGGCGGGCCACAGGTAGACCCCCGGGGCGCGATCACCGGTGAGCACCTGTTCGAGTGGGTCGAGCGTCGACACCGCAGTCCTCCGGCCGTCCATGGAGCCCAGTCGTCGGCCCCGCTCGGTTCACCTGGCCCAGGCGGCCGACCTGGCCGAATCGACTCTGCCCCGAGTGAGGCGGACTAGAAACCCAAGACCTGGGCGTGACGACGAACGAGACGGCCCCGGCCGTGCGCGAGCGCCGCGATGGGGGTGCCATCGAGCGCCTCGTCCGGGGTGAAGAGCCACCGCACCGCCTCGACGGCGTCGTAACCCTGGTCGTGCAGGACGGTCAGCGTGGACCCGAGACCTCGGAGCACGTGATCGCCATCGAGGAACGCGGCCGGCACCAGGAGAGCCTCACGGTCGTCTCGGGCGCTCGGGACGGCGACCAGCTCGCCGTCACGGAGCAGTTGACGGACCTTGCTGACGCTG contains the following coding sequences:
- a CDS encoding phytoene desaturase family protein — encoded protein: MARVVVVGGGLGGLAVAARLAKNGHQVTLVERATRLGGQITRRTGVGPAEGFQWDAGPAEMTLPTTIRDLFRKSGRPLERVLDLHLVTDPRRHVFSDGTVLDLPTQSRADQRRALSETLGAATADAWEATVDGLTATWELLRTRVLEVPFAGARRLGPRALRRLAFGTSLSTFAGRALPDPRARRVLEYTAVGVGSEPRLAPALTAVHAYVERTFGLWRCPGGFARLADALADRVRERGVDLRLGSAVVAIETNEAAVTGVRLSDGSRLAAEVVVCDIDVRDVVSRLSPSAPRALRRAARRLRPGRALRLVHLGLRGEAEDLPHETVVHGAEATVVVRAPRDPALAPPGHRAVTLVVPDGALAGEDVLRWLARYGVDLRDRVAVRLDDESRPWGPTWRGPWRGLGVARNATPVRGLFLVGDTAHPGPGVPAVLLGAAATVRMIDETFGRPPR
- the metF gene encoding methylenetetrahydrofolate reductase [NAD(P)H]; translated protein: MAPRRPSTRLAAPPTVRELLAGGAVSYSFEFFPPKSDEGERQLWRTIRELEGLSPTFVSVTYGAGGSNRDRTVRITGRIAAETTLNPVAHLTCVGHSRAELRSVVGAYADAGVRNILALRGDPPGGPGQPWVRHPDGFDHAEELVALIRQLGDFCVGVAAFPEGHPEAESLEADARYLARKAKAGADFAITQFFFDADDYFALVERASRYGCDIPIIPGIMPVTNVRQIERMALLSGAEFPADLAERLLAVEDDPAAVRAIGVEVATELCLKLLAGGAPGLHFYTLNRSTATREIYANIAGVRAAR
- a CDS encoding polyprenyl synthetase family protein produces the protein MPSIKRTQDDTAEHGSAGAGGAGLDLAPLRAAVDRALDEFLRGKAAELRAIDPELDAQVTTVVEFVAGGKRLRPAFCYWGWRGAAGDPDDPRVVVAAAALELLQAAAIVHDDVMDASDTRRGRPSVHRQFATLHTTRGWVGPAERFGLGGALLLGDLCLCWSDEMLRGCGLAPDRLLAGLAYFDTMRTEVMAGQYLDLVSQASNTASLDRAMRVVRFKSAKYTVERPLHLGGVLAGASPELLEAYSAYGIPLGEAFQLRDDILGVFGDPAVTGKPAGDDLREGKQTVLVAKTLEAASDLERERFQARFGRRDLDDDGVAELRELIVSTGALDAVEGMIAELTTTAEEALAKAPLADDALRAEFAALAQLATQRTV
- a CDS encoding barstar family protein, whose amino-acid sequence is MSTLDPLEQVLTGDRAPGVYLWPAAPATDRIQAVVGEAGWRFIYLDTTTVVDKAGLLDAVAKTFGLPAYLGRGLESLTAYLAEVRDDFGVLVVWDGWAGLAELNPEAARLAIEAFTGRAARSLGGPFVVLLVGTGPALDVPSLVPE
- a CDS encoding Rv2175c family DNA-binding protein, with the protein product MSQSDSTTHAAAPDLDALVREWLTIPEVAERLHVSVSKVRQLLRDGELVAVPSARDDREALLVPAAFLDGDHVLRGLGSTLTVLHDQGYDAVEAVRWLFTPDEALDGTPIAALAHGRGRLVRRHAQVLGF